In Jejubacter calystegiae, the following are encoded in one genomic region:
- a CDS encoding RNA-directed DNA polymerase, translating into MAYQAIFTGWDALTIEDLVVAYRKAKADCFFENTFPTAIKFAEYEQDLLGNLNKLLDSLQSHNGFCSNSDFIGEFRLLPKKLSIKKRPDIEKNGHVHFSNPVRAADHLFDNFELTPEFRIIGDFPVNTHIISALWINMVGHQFDAGLKNCCYGARIKRIRNEEILSDEQDKPFHISAIGSFSPYFHPYQKWRGDGLKAIRDELDKDRDVIAASLDLKGYYHFIDPLAIISEDLHVALSVKLTNEEKEFNLQLAKLLKRWSDGASEFGKQIANKKVVITGGLVIGLTASRIISNILLHRWDQLILEKLSPVHYGRYVDDMFLVIRDTGAITNNREFMALLQERLGKDCIKPVPDKEQVWQIEQGEKFQAKTTIQLQSDKQKLFILQGGAGIDLLDSIEKEIYELSSEHRLMPSPDQLEDSTAAKVLSAAGSVGENADTLRRADGLTIRRLGWSLQLRHVETLARDLPPGEWKEQREEFYQFAYNHILRADNLFAHFSYLPRLLGFAISMNEWQHVEKIVLKAYHSVDRLASVIKSGEKITINGCETKAIKNLWHSTKGTLTWLFVDAATRFYSPDKLFLGQRSKKEKHLSGIFLSQMIDSLVQFKELTNLRFDFADFNKKAQSVALADLAKEPYKKILQSQSAGKLVGQRDGKKESKILKSINAASLIDIDILKAFLKSTRNTRLEKVEKGDRKNESYLPYVFPTRPLTPAEISELAPECVGLPTADGKMLDDRPSVIWAKYTQALRGVWIKPTLLATEQDMEDATTTSRTRKFLHIGTDKKRKIVVALTNIRTDEDDWAKMACNKSELSRSRYQRISELVNATLKLSPKPDYVLFPELSVPLRWVNSIAERLSSAGISLIAGTEYRHINDHQLLSEAVLVLSDNRLGYPASVKIWQPKLEPAVGEDEALHSMYGKSWAFSTLSAKQRKPVYIHHGVNLGIMICSELQNSKARVRFQGAVDALMVLSWNKDLETFASLIESAALDVHAYTILVNNRKYGDSRVRSPAKESFMRDIARVKGGDNDFVVAATLNIDALRAFQSRAKRWTKEGDKFKPLPEGFRLARNRKKLPPK; encoded by the coding sequence ATGGCATATCAGGCAATTTTTACCGGCTGGGATGCGTTGACAATTGAAGATCTGGTGGTTGCTTACCGGAAAGCAAAAGCTGACTGTTTCTTTGAGAATACTTTTCCCACAGCAATCAAATTTGCTGAATATGAACAGGATCTTCTCGGCAATCTCAATAAACTTTTAGATAGTTTACAGAGTCATAACGGTTTTTGTTCTAATAGCGATTTTATTGGTGAATTTCGCCTGCTGCCAAAAAAATTATCGATTAAGAAAAGACCGGATATAGAGAAAAATGGGCATGTTCATTTTTCTAATCCTGTTCGAGCTGCCGATCATTTATTTGATAACTTCGAACTGACGCCTGAGTTTCGTATCATTGGCGATTTTCCAGTGAATACACATATTATTTCTGCTTTATGGATTAATATGGTAGGGCATCAATTTGATGCTGGTCTGAAAAATTGTTGCTATGGAGCTCGTATAAAACGTATTCGTAATGAAGAAATATTGAGCGATGAGCAGGATAAACCCTTTCATATTAGTGCAATTGGTTCATTCTCACCTTACTTTCATCCCTATCAGAAATGGCGTGGCGATGGTTTAAAGGCCATACGTGACGAATTAGACAAAGATCGTGATGTTATTGCAGCCTCATTAGATTTAAAGGGTTATTATCATTTTATTGATCCGCTGGCGATAATTTCTGAAGATCTCCATGTTGCGTTGAGTGTAAAACTCACTAATGAAGAAAAAGAATTCAATCTACAGTTAGCGAAATTATTAAAGCGTTGGTCTGATGGCGCATCAGAATTCGGAAAACAGATTGCAAATAAAAAAGTGGTAATAACTGGTGGTCTGGTAATTGGTCTAACGGCTAGCCGAATCATATCGAATATTTTATTGCATCGCTGGGATCAACTAATTCTTGAGAAGCTATCTCCGGTTCACTACGGACGTTATGTCGATGATATGTTTCTGGTGATACGAGATACTGGAGCAATTACCAATAATCGTGAATTTATGGCGTTATTGCAGGAACGGCTTGGTAAAGACTGTATTAAACCTGTGCCAGATAAAGAGCAGGTATGGCAAATAGAGCAAGGTGAGAAGTTTCAGGCTAAGACAACCATTCAACTTCAGTCTGATAAGCAAAAGCTTTTTATTCTTCAGGGAGGAGCCGGGATTGACCTCTTGGACAGCATCGAAAAAGAGATCTATGAACTTTCCAGTGAACACCGACTGATGCCGTCGCCGGATCAACTGGAAGATTCTACTGCCGCGAAAGTTCTTTCTGCTGCCGGTAGCGTAGGTGAAAATGCTGATACGTTGCGTCGGGCGGATGGATTAACTATCCGCCGCTTAGGATGGTCTCTGCAATTGCGTCATGTTGAAACCTTGGCGCGAGATCTGCCTCCCGGTGAATGGAAAGAACAACGAGAAGAGTTTTATCAGTTTGCATACAACCATATTCTCCGGGCGGATAACTTGTTTGCACATTTCAGCTATTTGCCCAGATTACTTGGTTTTGCTATCAGTATGAACGAATGGCAGCATGTCGAAAAAATCGTACTTAAAGCCTACCATTCAGTAGATAGACTGGCTTCAGTTATCAAATCAGGTGAAAAAATAACGATCAATGGTTGTGAAACCAAAGCAATAAAGAATCTCTGGCATTCCACAAAAGGTACCCTGACTTGGTTATTTGTTGATGCGGCAACCCGTTTTTATTCTCCTGATAAATTATTTCTTGGTCAGCGCTCTAAAAAAGAAAAGCATTTATCAGGTATCTTTCTTTCTCAGATGATCGACAGCCTTGTACAATTTAAAGAATTAACTAATTTACGATTTGATTTTGCTGATTTTAATAAAAAGGCGCAGTCAGTTGCACTGGCGGATCTAGCGAAAGAGCCTTATAAGAAAATCTTACAAAGCCAGTCAGCAGGAAAACTCGTAGGCCAGCGTGATGGTAAGAAGGAAAGTAAAATTCTGAAATCAATAAATGCTGCATCGCTGATTGATATCGACATTCTTAAAGCGTTTCTGAAGTCAACCAGAAACACTCGTCTTGAAAAAGTGGAAAAAGGGGATCGCAAGAATGAGAGCTACTTGCCGTATGTTTTCCCAACGCGACCTTTAACGCCTGCTGAAATATCCGAACTGGCGCCTGAATGTGTCGGGTTACCCACCGCAGATGGTAAAATGCTGGATGATCGGCCTTCCGTTATCTGGGCTAAATATACACAAGCATTGCGTGGAGTGTGGATAAAGCCAACGTTGCTTGCAACAGAACAGGATATGGAAGATGCAACGACAACGTCACGAACACGGAAATTTCTCCACATTGGCACTGATAAAAAACGTAAAATTGTTGTGGCATTAACCAATATCAGAACCGATGAAGATGATTGGGCAAAAATGGCTTGTAATAAATCAGAACTATCACGCAGTCGATATCAGCGTATATCCGAATTGGTTAATGCAACGCTAAAATTATCACCTAAACCTGATTATGTTTTATTCCCCGAACTTTCTGTGCCGCTACGCTGGGTTAATAGCATTGCTGAGCGATTAAGTTCGGCTGGCATCAGTCTGATTGCCGGTACGGAATATCGCCATATTAATGATCATCAGCTACTTAGTGAGGCTGTACTCGTCCTGTCAGATAACCGATTGGGATATCCTGCATCGGTGAAAATATGGCAACCTAAGCTGGAACCTGCTGTCGGGGAAGATGAAGCATTACATTCAATGTATGGTAAATCGTGGGCATTTTCGACGCTCAGTGCGAAACAACGTAAGCCTGTTTATATTCATCATGGCGTTAATTTAGGCATAATGATTTGTTCTGAACTTCAGAATAGCAAGGCAAGAGTACGATTTCAGGGAGCTGTTGATGCCCTGATGGTACTAAGCTGGAATAAAGATCTTGAAACTTTTGCGTCGTTGATCGAATCAGCCGCACTTGATGTACACGCATACACTATTTTAGTGAATAACCGTAAATACGGTGACAGTCGTGTGCGTTCTCCGGCAAAAGAGTCTTTTATGCGTGATATTGCTCGTGTGAAGGGAGGAGATAATGATTTTGTCGTTGCGGCTACGCTGAACATTGATGCTTTAAGAGCTTTCCAGAGCAGGGCTAAGCGGTGGACTAAAGAAGGAGATAAATTCAAGCCATTACCTGAA
- a CDS encoding type IV toxin-antitoxin system AbiEi family antitoxin domain-containing protein, translating into MPNYLNWLMQNTLPGQVLLQSWLTRNGIDRKLSYLYVQNGWLRRIAHGVYCRTGREPDWVDAIYCLQTQWEKPVRVAGLTSLALQGHAHYTEPGRQQIWLALPAYVKLPGWFAAFEQSATFVTLYTSGLTVDVTSLTTKLNIDGRQLTGSAPELAAYEIACGVPSLISFEHADALFQGMNLLSPRKLQVLLCASHSVKTNRVMLYLARRNEHPYFQYLDQSGIETGSGKRQIVPGGWLEPDYQITVPRAFKPEGVEDGSA; encoded by the coding sequence TTGCCAAACTATCTAAACTGGCTGATGCAGAACACCCTCCCCGGTCAGGTGTTGCTCCAGTCATGGCTTACCCGCAACGGCATAGATCGTAAGCTCTCTTACCTTTATGTCCAGAATGGCTGGCTCAGGCGGATCGCACACGGAGTTTACTGCCGGACGGGTCGAGAACCAGACTGGGTGGATGCGATTTACTGCCTGCAAACACAGTGGGAAAAACCGGTTCGCGTGGCGGGGCTGACCAGCCTTGCGCTACAAGGCCATGCCCACTATACCGAACCGGGCAGACAACAGATCTGGCTCGCGCTTCCAGCTTACGTCAAACTACCGGGATGGTTCGCCGCCTTTGAACAATCCGCGACGTTCGTCACGCTGTATACGTCGGGCCTCACCGTTGATGTAACGTCATTGACTACGAAACTCAATATCGATGGTCGACAGTTAACGGGCAGCGCTCCTGAACTAGCCGCGTATGAGATCGCCTGCGGCGTTCCTTCGTTGATCTCATTCGAACATGCCGATGCCCTGTTTCAGGGGATGAATCTTCTCAGCCCGCGAAAATTACAGGTTTTGCTCTGCGCCAGTCATTCGGTTAAAACCAACCGCGTGATGCTCTACCTTGCCCGACGCAATGAGCATCCTTACTTTCAGTACCTCGATCAAAGCGGTATAGAAACCGGCTCGGGAAAACGGCAAATCGTTCCCGGCGGTTGGCTGGAGCCGGATTATCAAATCACCGTTCCCCGCGCATTTAAACCGGAAGGAGTCGAAGATGGATCTGCGTGA
- a CDS encoding nucleotidyl transferase AbiEii/AbiGii toxin family protein codes for MDLRDIYARQVRLLITALPHVAKESCFALKGGTAINLFVQDFPRLSVDIDLTYKTVTYRDTDLAVINDALMRITESLNGRPGITAIRQENKADEKRIIVNTADAKIKIEVSPVWRGLLLPPTEMPVCEQVEMEYGFTTMNVVSLADLYGGKICAALDRQHPRDLFDVLNMLEKPGLTREIFDGFLCYLAGHPRPITELLAPNWDTARIATLYAQEFSGMTQQETSLESLLSVTTLLPQALKSHLTDRDRQFLLSYKQNTPDWSLYRYPEIQHLPAIRWKSRNLAVLKDKNPAKYAAAVNKLERVLEQYL; via the coding sequence ATGGATCTGCGTGATATTTATGCCCGACAGGTCAGGCTATTAATTACTGCCCTGCCACATGTGGCGAAGGAGTCCTGTTTCGCCCTGAAAGGCGGCACGGCAATCAACTTGTTTGTGCAAGATTTCCCTCGCCTGTCGGTGGATATCGATCTGACGTATAAAACCGTTACTTATCGCGATACCGATCTGGCGGTCATCAATGACGCCTTGATGCGTATTACTGAATCGCTGAACGGCAGACCGGGGATCACGGCTATCCGGCAGGAGAATAAAGCGGATGAAAAGCGCATCATCGTTAACACCGCTGACGCGAAGATAAAGATTGAGGTTAGTCCGGTCTGGCGTGGACTACTATTACCACCAACAGAAATGCCGGTATGTGAACAGGTGGAAATGGAATATGGCTTCACCACCATGAATGTCGTCTCGCTGGCGGATCTTTACGGCGGTAAAATCTGCGCCGCGCTTGACCGCCAGCATCCGCGCGATCTGTTTGACGTGCTGAATATGCTGGAAAAGCCGGGCCTGACGCGCGAGATCTTTGACGGTTTTCTTTGCTATCTGGCAGGGCATCCCCGCCCCATTACCGAGCTGCTGGCACCAAACTGGGATACAGCGCGGATCGCTACCCTGTACGCACAGGAATTTTCAGGCATGACACAGCAGGAAACATCGCTGGAATCCCTTTTATCAGTAACGACTTTGCTGCCACAAGCGCTGAAATCGCATCTTACGGACAGAGATCGCCAGTTCTTGCTCAGCTATAAGCAAAATACCCCTGACTGGTCGCTGTATCGCTATCCTGAAATTCAACACCTACCGGCGATTCGCTGGAAGTCGCGTAACCTGGCGGTGCTGAAGGATAAGAATCCGGCCAAGTATGCGGCGGCGGTGAATAAGCTGGAGAGAGTTCTGGAGCAGTACCTTTAG
- a CDS encoding lipocalin-like domain-containing protein: MTLREKLVGAWELFSYVEIPTNGTPPIKRLGESPKGLIIYTPDGYMSAQLMLPGRINFKSGDWFNATSEEYCQEATSYIAYSGKFFVNEQEQTLQHNMYVSLFPNWTGQTQPRVVEIHDGVLKLSSASPIMSGGVEVMSYLEWHRATPN, translated from the coding sequence ATGACGTTACGTGAGAAATTAGTTGGAGCCTGGGAGCTATTCTCTTATGTTGAAATCCCCACCAACGGTACCCCCCCGATTAAAAGATTAGGGGAATCCCCTAAAGGATTGATTATATATACGCCAGACGGGTATATGTCGGCACAATTAATGCTGCCTGGACGAATTAACTTTAAATCAGGAGACTGGTTTAATGCTACTTCAGAAGAGTATTGTCAGGAGGCGACCAGCTATATTGCCTACAGCGGCAAATTCTTTGTGAATGAACAGGAACAGACGTTACAACACAATATGTATGTCTCTCTGTTTCCTAACTGGACTGGTCAGACACAACCACGGGTAGTCGAGATACATGATGGTGTACTAAAACTGAGTTCAGCATCACCGATTATGTCAGGAGGTGTTGAGGTTATGTCATATCTTGAATGGCACAGGGCCACACCTAACTGA
- a CDS encoding phosphoenolpyruvate hydrolase family protein, translated as MQNYKILVESLKQKVARNEPVIGAGAGTGLSARSEEAGGVDLIVIYNSGRFRMAGRGSLAGLMPYGNANQIVREMGNEVLPVVKKTPVLAGVCGTDPFCNLSPFLDELKTQGFAGVQNFPTVGLIDGNFRKNLEETGMGYALEVDMIRLAHEKGMLTTPYVFNPEDAVAMTQAGADVIVVHMGLTTGGDIGAETAHDLESCIPVINDCAQAAKAVRDDVIVLCHGGPIAEPEDAAYILAHCPDCHGFYGASSMERLPTEKAIKNTVEVFKKIKRH; from the coding sequence ATGCAAAACTATAAAATACTTGTCGAAAGTCTGAAGCAAAAAGTCGCCCGTAATGAACCTGTTATTGGCGCTGGTGCCGGCACCGGCCTCTCTGCACGTAGCGAAGAGGCAGGCGGAGTGGATCTGATTGTGATTTATAACTCAGGTCGATTCCGCATGGCGGGCCGCGGTTCGTTGGCCGGGCTGATGCCGTACGGTAATGCCAACCAGATAGTGCGCGAGATGGGAAACGAGGTACTGCCTGTCGTTAAAAAAACGCCGGTGCTGGCCGGTGTGTGCGGTACCGATCCATTCTGCAATCTCTCGCCGTTCCTTGATGAACTAAAAACTCAGGGATTCGCGGGCGTGCAGAACTTCCCGACCGTTGGCCTTATCGACGGTAACTTCCGCAAGAACCTGGAAGAGACGGGCATGGGCTATGCCCTGGAGGTGGATATGATCCGCCTGGCGCATGAGAAGGGAATGCTGACAACGCCTTACGTTTTTAACCCGGAAGATGCCGTGGCGATGACTCAGGCAGGGGCGGACGTGATTGTCGTGCATATGGGGTTAACGACCGGCGGCGATATTGGCGCTGAAACGGCGCATGACCTTGAGTCCTGTATACCTGTTATCAATGACTGCGCCCAGGCAGCGAAAGCGGTGAGAGACGATGTGATAGTGCTGTGCCACGGGGGACCTATCGCTGAGCCTGAAGATGCCGCGTATATTCTGGCTCATTGCCCGGATTGTCATGGATTCTACGGAGCCAGCTCAATGGAGCGTCTGCCGACTGAAAAAGCGATTAAAAATACTGTTGAAGTCTTTAAGAAAATCAAACGTCATTAA